Proteins encoded by one window of Phycisphaeraceae bacterium:
- a CDS encoding PEP-CTERM sorting domain-containing protein (PEP-CTERM proteins occur, often in large numbers, in the proteomes of bacteria that also encode an exosortase, a predicted intramembrane cysteine proteinase. The presence of a PEP-CTERM domain at a protein's C-terminus predicts cleavage within the sorting domain, followed by covalent anchoring to some some component of the (usually Gram-negative) cell surface. Many PEP-CTERM proteins exhibit an unusual sequence composition that includes large numbers of potential glycosylation sites. Expression of one such protein has been shown restore the ability of a bacterium to form floc, a type of biofilm.), translated as MRTQLLSLGVVALLGVAPSASAQLAAYGIGPVNGGTSRFSHDYLLDDGTQDEAIGLIGGGAIMYLNRFTVTAGREYLTGISIAPGLFGSGNARDIILKVFRVNGDPSNPANLQNIYKADAVLEGPRSDDFQKFNVGGPNVFLGNAGDEFMVGFWVNSLDGDFLGAIDQTASQGMSWAMAGSDPNDISTWTIWGVIDSFGFPGNWMIRANAVPAPGALALLGLGGLATVRRRR; from the coding sequence ATGCGTACTCAACTTCTCTCGCTCGGTGTTGTTGCTCTCCTCGGTGTCGCCCCTTCTGCCAGCGCACAACTCGCTGCGTACGGAATCGGGCCAGTCAATGGTGGAACATCCCGTTTCAGCCATGATTACCTGCTCGATGACGGGACGCAGGATGAAGCGATTGGGCTTATTGGAGGCGGCGCTATCATGTATCTCAACCGGTTCACCGTGACGGCGGGTCGCGAGTACCTCACGGGCATCAGCATTGCACCAGGACTGTTTGGAAGCGGCAATGCACGGGACATCATCCTCAAGGTTTTCCGCGTGAATGGTGATCCCAGCAATCCCGCCAACCTGCAGAACATCTACAAGGCAGATGCCGTTCTGGAGGGACCGCGGTCCGATGACTTCCAGAAGTTCAACGTCGGTGGCCCAAACGTCTTCCTGGGCAATGCAGGAGATGAGTTCATGGTCGGGTTCTGGGTTAACAGTCTTGATGGAGACTTCCTTGGCGCAATCGACCAGACTGCATCACAAGGAATGTCATGGGCTATGGCGGGCTCCGACCCGAATGACATCTCGACATGGACCATCTGGGGAGTCATCGATTCCTTCGGATTCCCTGGCAACTGGATGATCCGCGCGAATGCGGTGCCGGCTCCGGGCGCTTTGGCTCTGCTGGGCCTTGGCGGGCTGGCAACTGTGCGTCGTCGCCGCTGA
- a CDS encoding PEP-CTERM sorting domain-containing protein has product MQRSLMVISIAAGLATCAMANPILRAPAGDYSPTNPVNTLDGVSTTASHLRNNEWNVTITFQTDFNYFAGEANAFVALYDIPTVVGKTPGSPVYVHSIGWDITHTANSPSWLNELIFRFGDDLGVDYVELTPSGTSAPGTENNNSGGSKVDLVGLGLDFTLYNGILRFRFWDTFNDNFPNRDGFIHAGSTISLGLKIIPAPGSLALLGIGGLAAVRRRR; this is encoded by the coding sequence ATGCAACGCAGTCTCATGGTGATTTCAATTGCAGCAGGGCTTGCCACGTGCGCGATGGCGAATCCAATTCTGCGGGCGCCGGCTGGCGACTACTCGCCGACCAACCCGGTGAACACGCTCGACGGAGTGTCGACCACTGCGAGCCACCTCCGCAACAACGAATGGAACGTGACGATCACATTCCAAACGGACTTCAACTACTTCGCTGGCGAGGCCAATGCCTTTGTTGCTCTCTACGACATCCCCACAGTTGTCGGCAAGACTCCGGGATCACCCGTGTATGTGCACAGTATCGGCTGGGACATTACACATACTGCCAACAGTCCATCGTGGCTCAACGAGCTGATCTTTCGGTTCGGCGATGACCTCGGGGTTGACTATGTCGAGCTGACACCGAGTGGCACAAGCGCTCCAGGGACTGAGAACAACAACTCTGGCGGTTCGAAGGTGGATCTGGTTGGGCTCGGGCTTGACTTCACGCTGTACAACGGGATTCTGCGTTTCCGCTTCTGGGACACCTTCAACGACAACTTTCCTAACCGCGACGGATTCATTCACGCCGGAAGCACGATCTCACTGGGCCTGAAGATCATCCCCGCGCCGGGATCACTTGCCCTGCTCGGCATCGGCGGGTTGGCGGCTGTGCGTCGTCGCCGCTGA
- a CDS encoding sigma-54-dependent Fis family transcriptional regulator — MGRLEMLAQSDVTVLIGGETGSGKGLLARQLHALSRRSGEPYVIADCSALTVSLFESQMFGHVKGAFTGASSDRLGLVRAADGGTLFLDEVGELALESQAKLLTLIEERTVLPVGSERRLNVNFRLIAATHRDLPAMVKAGAFREDLYYRLAVVELSVAPLRERRDEVPMLIDELIERKAKLLGIEPKRASAECYMALLDYPWPGNVRELGHAIERALVMSRGDWLELDALPPRVVSHWREHPHGHGRLMSEAMRRPEHIAGVLKATAGNKAEAARKLGISRRHLYRLLNETA; from the coding sequence ATGGGAAGGCTTGAGATGCTCGCCCAGAGCGATGTGACGGTATTGATTGGGGGCGAGACGGGATCCGGCAAAGGACTCCTGGCTCGACAACTTCACGCCCTGAGCCGACGATCGGGCGAGCCGTATGTCATCGCGGATTGTTCTGCCTTGACAGTCTCGCTCTTCGAGTCGCAGATGTTCGGGCATGTCAAGGGTGCATTCACTGGAGCCAGTTCTGACCGGCTGGGGCTCGTGCGGGCGGCGGATGGGGGCACACTCTTCCTTGATGAAGTTGGTGAGCTTGCGCTCGAGTCGCAGGCAAAGCTTCTGACACTCATTGAGGAGCGAACAGTGCTGCCGGTCGGTTCGGAACGGCGGTTGAATGTAAATTTTCGTCTGATAGCCGCTACGCATCGGGATTTGCCAGCGATGGTGAAAGCTGGCGCGTTCCGCGAAGACTTGTACTATCGATTGGCGGTTGTTGAACTGAGCGTTGCTCCACTGCGTGAAAGGCGTGACGAAGTGCCGATGCTCATCGATGAACTGATCGAGCGGAAGGCGAAACTGCTGGGTATCGAGCCCAAGCGGGCTTCGGCGGAGTGCTACATGGCGCTGCTGGATTATCCGTGGCCTGGCAATGTACGCGAACTTGGGCATGCCATAGAACGGGCGCTGGTCATGTCGCGTGGCGACTGGCTTGAACTGGACGCTCTTCCGCCGCGGGTGGTCAGCCACTGGCGAGAGCATCCACATGGTCACGGTCGGCTCATGTCCGAAGCAATGCGGCGACCAGAGCATATCGCAGGAGTGCTCAAGGCGACTGCGGGCAATAAGGCCGAAGCAGCGCGGAAGCTGGGGATCAGCAGGCGTCATCTGTATCGCCTGCTCAACGAGACCGCATGA
- a CDS encoding SRPBCC family protein, with translation MRRTSSPMTLLTRYSSSTCTIVRNSFGWRLEASITLMASLDVVFDFFSRARNLQELTPPWLKFDVLTPEPIVMQPGTLIDYRIIIHGIPIRWRTEITRYEPPAIFTDRQLRGPYSLWDHTHTFEAISPEVTQARDIVVYRPRGGVLAPLLNSLFVQRDVERIFAFRHAMLAERFGIAGD, from the coding sequence ATGCGTCGAACTTCATCACCGATGACCTTGTTGACTCGTTACTCATCTTCTACCTGCACGATCGTCCGGAACTCGTTCGGCTGGAGACTCGAAGCGTCTATCACGCTCATGGCGTCACTCGATGTCGTGTTTGACTTCTTTTCGAGAGCCAGAAACCTCCAAGAGCTCACTCCGCCCTGGCTGAAGTTCGACGTGCTCACTCCCGAACCCATTGTCATGCAGCCCGGCACGCTGATTGACTATCGCATCATCATCCACGGAATCCCGATTCGATGGCGTACAGAAATCACGCGATATGAACCGCCTGCCATTTTTACAGATCGCCAGCTCCGCGGGCCCTACAGCCTCTGGGATCACACGCACACCTTCGAGGCCATCTCGCCCGAAGTCACTCAGGCACGCGATATCGTCGTATACCGCCCCCGCGGAGGTGTGCTTGCGCCGTTGCTCAACTCCCTATTCGTCCAGCGCGATGTGGAGCGCATTTTTGCTTTTCGACATGCAATGTTGGCTGAGCGCTTCGGCATCGCGGGCGACTAG
- a CDS encoding methylated-DNA--[protein]-cysteine S-methyltransferase has product MNIAITTHQYSEPFGAVSLCASREGDRVALAALIFGDSDDCCEMLESKGPESIALVCPAADLELKDVLDRAHSALERYLASGEIDTTLPLAPRGTAFDREVWSLLCSIERGSTRTYGELARSLGKPGGAQAVGGACGRNPIAIFIPCHRVLDARGSLHGYAGGLARKAALLEREGVMIENAGLFARAV; this is encoded by the coding sequence ATGAATATCGCCATCACTACACACCAGTATTCTGAACCGTTCGGGGCTGTTTCACTGTGCGCTTCGCGCGAAGGGGATCGGGTAGCGCTTGCGGCGCTGATCTTCGGCGATTCGGACGACTGCTGCGAGATGCTCGAATCCAAAGGGCCAGAGAGCATTGCCCTGGTTTGTCCAGCAGCGGACCTCGAGTTGAAAGATGTGCTGGATCGCGCGCACAGTGCGCTGGAGAGGTATTTGGCCAGTGGCGAGATTGACACCACGCTGCCGCTCGCACCGCGCGGCACGGCTTTTGACCGGGAAGTCTGGTCGCTTCTATGCTCGATCGAGCGCGGCAGCACACGCACCTACGGCGAGCTTGCGCGGAGCCTTGGCAAACCCGGCGGGGCGCAGGCTGTCGGCGGCGCATGCGGGCGCAATCCGATTGCGATTTTCATTCCCTGCCATCGCGTGCTCGATGCGCGAGGTTCGCTGCACGGCTACGCGGGCGGGCTTGCTCGCAAGGCTGCCCTGCTCGAACGCGAGGGAGTTATGATTGAGAACGCGGGTCTGTTCGCACGAGCGGTCTGA
- a CDS encoding PCRF domain-containing protein, translating into MASGVLTDSVRKRLDALSEQFAGLERSLEDPAVLGDHIRVREYSIKRAALLPVVEGYRRYVALVREIADLRGMIEGGDADADLVAMAEEELPRLEADAAATIENVKASLVSSDDRQVGSVMLEVRAGTGGDEAGLWARDLIDVYRRYAERKGWAFEELDLTTDPSVGGIRHAVINVRGEGVWLELSFEAGVHSVKRVPATETQGRIHTSTATVAVLPEPTEVQVSIDWAKDVQEHVTTAQGPGGQNVNKVATAVHLVHVPTGVEVRMQETKSQAQNRDKARRLLAARVYEIERNKIEQQRAAERREQIGSGGRSEKIRVYRYQDNIVADQRLEEKLSKTKIIDEAELGPMFEALIEQETARRLAAL; encoded by the coding sequence ATGGCCAGCGGCGTTCTCACAGACAGTGTCCGGAAAAGGCTTGATGCTCTTTCAGAGCAGTTCGCGGGGCTGGAGCGCAGCCTCGAGGATCCGGCGGTGCTGGGCGATCACATTCGGGTGCGCGAGTATTCGATCAAGCGGGCGGCTTTGCTGCCGGTGGTCGAGGGGTATCGGCGGTATGTGGCGCTTGTCCGGGAAATTGCGGACCTGCGGGGCATGATCGAGGGTGGCGATGCCGATGCGGATCTGGTGGCGATGGCGGAGGAGGAACTGCCGCGACTGGAGGCCGATGCAGCTGCGACGATCGAGAATGTGAAGGCTTCGCTGGTGAGCAGCGACGACCGGCAGGTGGGGTCAGTCATGCTTGAAGTGCGGGCCGGGACGGGGGGCGATGAAGCGGGGCTGTGGGCTCGTGACCTGATCGATGTGTACCGTCGCTATGCGGAGCGCAAGGGGTGGGCTTTTGAAGAGTTGGATCTGACGACTGATCCTTCGGTCGGGGGGATCCGTCACGCGGTGATCAACGTGCGCGGCGAAGGGGTGTGGTTGGAGTTGTCGTTCGAGGCTGGGGTACATTCGGTCAAGCGTGTGCCTGCGACCGAGACGCAGGGGCGGATTCATACGAGTACGGCGACGGTGGCGGTGCTGCCCGAGCCGACCGAGGTACAGGTGTCGATCGACTGGGCGAAGGATGTGCAGGAGCACGTGACCACCGCGCAGGGGCCGGGCGGCCAGAACGTCAACAAGGTGGCCACGGCTGTGCATCTGGTGCATGTGCCCACGGGCGTCGAAGTGCGGATGCAGGAAACCAAGAGTCAGGCCCAGAACCGCGACAAGGCCAGGCGGCTTCTGGCGGCCCGGGTGTACGAGATCGAACGAAACAAGATCGAGCAGCAACGTGCGGCGGAGCGGCGCGAACAGATCGGCAGCGGCGGTCGAAGTGAAAAAATCCGGGTGTACCGCTATCAGGACAATATCGTCGCTGACCAGAGGCTCGAAGAGAAGCTCAGCAAGACGAAGATCATTGATGAGGCGGAACTTGGGCCGATGTTCGAAGCACTGATCGAACAGGAAACTGCCCGTAGGCTGGCGGCGCTGTAA
- a CDS encoding ATP-binding cassette domain-containing protein — MNAIELTSVRKSFGPMIAVANMNLTIPAHGIYGFIGPNGAGKSTTIRMIMGILFPDEGEIAVLGKRNAVEARERVGYLPEERGVYKKMKVGAFLRYIGRLKGLGGPDLDKRIGAWLERVELGQTVGKKCEELSKGMQQKVQFVAAVINEPELLILDEPFSGLDPVNMRLLRELILEQHNMGKTIIFSTHVMAQAEQICEHIVMINHGQKVLDDSISSIKAKHDPRTIIFSPFDPQGDLSPLHAVEGVRHVSAYEPGAPREIEIKDGANAADVMQRIAAAVAPSRLELRRPSLEDVFIEIVLSGPGRDAVQVERLRAAIRTESTRTETSE; from the coding sequence TTGAACGCCATCGAACTCACCAGCGTCCGCAAGTCCTTCGGCCCGATGATCGCCGTCGCCAACATGAACCTGACCATTCCCGCACACGGGATTTATGGCTTCATCGGCCCAAACGGTGCGGGCAAGTCAACCACCATCCGCATGATCATGGGGATTCTCTTCCCCGACGAGGGCGAAATCGCTGTTCTTGGCAAACGCAACGCCGTCGAAGCACGCGAACGTGTTGGCTACCTGCCCGAAGAACGCGGGGTCTACAAAAAGATGAAAGTCGGGGCGTTCCTGCGCTATATCGGTCGCCTCAAAGGCCTCGGTGGGCCCGACCTCGACAAACGCATCGGTGCCTGGCTCGAACGCGTCGAACTCGGGCAGACCGTCGGCAAGAAGTGCGAGGAACTCTCCAAGGGCATGCAGCAGAAGGTACAGTTCGTTGCCGCTGTCATCAACGAGCCCGAACTGCTCATCCTCGACGAACCATTCAGTGGTCTTGATCCGGTCAACATGCGGCTCTTGCGCGAACTCATACTCGAACAGCACAACATGGGAAAGACGATCATCTTCTCCACCCACGTCATGGCCCAGGCCGAGCAGATCTGCGAACACATTGTCATGATCAACCACGGACAGAAAGTGCTCGACGATTCGATTTCATCCATCAAGGCCAAGCACGACCCACGCACCATCATCTTCAGCCCATTCGATCCGCAAGGCGATCTCAGTCCGCTGCACGCCGTCGAAGGTGTGCGGCATGTCTCGGCCTACGAACCCGGCGCACCCCGCGAAATCGAAATCAAGGATGGCGCAAATGCCGCTGATGTGATGCAACGAATCGCCGCCGCTGTCGCGCCTTCCAGACTCGAACTCCGTCGCCCTTCGCTCGAAGACGTCTTCATCGAAATTGTTCTCTCAGGCCCAGGCCGCGATGCTGTGCAGGTCGAGCGGCTGCGGGCCGCAATTCGCACCGAATCCACCCGCACGGAGACCTCCGAATGA
- a CDS encoding ABC transporter permease — MKRVAHIALREFTATALTKGFIIGGIIVPIVLVAVMAIGMPLLMKDRAPRVTGSIAFLDGTGTLGEELTRRFTPEALSAAGKQRVEQAVQSASDLAGGPPGVGSTIASAANTDIPTDLTIELLAADADIEAEKQPLTEGKGSQDGGRLALVIIDPDSVEPAAGSETYGSFQIFVRPKLDDRVGGLVRDQVRSTIREARIRNAGFSPERLTALTSVDPRPTREVTVTGERGSLGELNVLFQFAFMFLLMMAVFIGGQYLLTTTIEEKSSRVIELLLAAASPMNLMAGKIFGQMGVGMFLIIVYGAIGWTGLLVAARADLVSPMMIVWFFCYFFISYTIIASLMAAIGSAVNDLREAQSLMTPVMMIVMIPYLLWLPIARDPNSTFSTITSFVPGISPFVMVIRLTSTEPPPLWQVFATILLGLLTAYAAVWFAAKIFRVGLLMFGKPPDLKTLLRWVRMA, encoded by the coding sequence ATGAAGCGCGTCGCCCACATTGCACTGCGTGAGTTCACCGCGACCGCTCTGACCAAGGGCTTCATCATCGGCGGGATCATCGTCCCGATTGTGCTCGTGGCCGTCATGGCCATCGGCATGCCACTGCTCATGAAGGATCGCGCTCCGCGCGTCACTGGCTCTATCGCATTTCTCGACGGTACCGGAACGCTCGGCGAAGAACTCACTCGCCGCTTCACCCCCGAAGCCCTCTCCGCAGCCGGCAAGCAACGCGTCGAGCAAGCCGTGCAATCTGCTTCCGATCTCGCCGGAGGCCCACCCGGCGTGGGCTCGACAATCGCCTCCGCTGCAAACACCGATATCCCGACCGATCTCACCATCGAACTGCTCGCAGCCGACGCAGACATCGAAGCCGAGAAGCAACCGCTCACCGAAGGAAAGGGCAGCCAGGATGGCGGCCGACTCGCCCTCGTCATCATCGATCCCGACTCTGTCGAACCCGCAGCAGGTTCCGAGACCTACGGCTCATTCCAGATCTTTGTCAGGCCAAAACTCGATGATCGTGTCGGCGGGCTTGTGCGCGATCAGGTGCGATCCACCATCCGCGAAGCCCGGATTCGCAATGCCGGATTCTCTCCCGAACGGCTCACCGCGCTGACCAGCGTTGACCCAAGACCAACACGAGAGGTCACAGTGACCGGCGAGCGCGGCTCCCTCGGCGAACTCAATGTCCTCTTCCAGTTCGCGTTCATGTTCCTGCTCATGATGGCCGTATTCATCGGCGGCCAATATCTCCTCACAACCACCATCGAAGAAAAATCCAGCCGCGTCATCGAACTCCTCCTCGCCGCGGCCTCACCCATGAACCTCATGGCCGGCAAAATCTTCGGGCAGATGGGCGTCGGAATGTTCCTCATCATCGTCTACGGCGCCATCGGATGGACCGGCCTGCTTGTCGCCGCTCGCGCCGATCTCGTCAGCCCCATGATGATCGTCTGGTTCTTCTGCTACTTCTTCATTTCCTACACCATCATCGCCTCGCTCATGGCCGCCATCGGCAGCGCCGTCAACGACCTGCGCGAAGCCCAATCCCTCATGACTCCAGTCATGATGATCGTCATGATTCCTTACCTCCTCTGGCTCCCCATCGCACGCGACCCCAACTCCACCTTCTCCACCATCACCAGTTTCGTCCCCGGCATCAGTCCCTTCGTCATGGTCATCCGCCTCACCTCCACCGAGCCGCCGCCGCTCTGGCAGGTCTTCGCAACCATCCTCCTCGGTCTCCTCACCGCATACGCCGCTGTCTGGTTCGCCGCCAAGATTTTCCGCGTCGGCCTTCTCATGTTCGGCAAGCCGCCAGACCTCAAAACATTGCTCCGATGGGTGCGCATGGCCTGA